A stretch of Candidatus Vicinibacter affinis DNA encodes these proteins:
- a CDS encoding RNA methyltransferase, whose protein sequence is MNFVKTATKDLKRISAKEFKTSPKVPIILMADHIRSGHNVGSLFRIADAFGLEEVLLVGYTVKPPHPEINKTALGATETVNWKHFEHPEEYLTLKKSEGYRIMAVEQTDGSQFLHQLHFNQDEKYVLIFGNEVNGVSDSVLSLCDECIEIPQKGTKHSLNVSVAAGLVTWHIFAHFL, encoded by the coding sequence ATGAATTTTGTTAAAACAGCGACCAAAGATCTAAAGCGAATTTCCGCCAAGGAATTCAAAACCAGCCCAAAAGTACCAATAATTTTAATGGCTGATCACATCAGGTCGGGCCATAATGTAGGCTCTTTATTCAGGATTGCGGATGCATTTGGTTTAGAAGAAGTTTTATTGGTGGGTTATACGGTGAAACCACCTCATCCGGAAATCAATAAAACTGCATTGGGAGCCACAGAAACTGTTAACTGGAAACATTTTGAGCATCCAGAAGAATACCTTACCTTAAAAAAGTCTGAAGGCTATCGGATAATGGCTGTAGAGCAGACTGATGGAAGCCAATTTCTACATCAATTGCATTTTAATCAAGATGAGAAGTATGTTTTAATTTTTGGCAATGAAGTGAATGGTGTGTCGGATTCTGTCTTGAGTTTGTGTGACGAATGCATTGAAATTCCTCAAAAAGGAACAAAGCATTCATTAAATGTCAGCGTGGCGGCAGGACTTGTGACCTGGCATATATTTGCACACTTTCTTTAG
- the rimO gene encoding 30S ribosomal protein S12 methylthiotransferase RimO has protein sequence MKTRTYKKEKVQLITLGCSKNLVDSENLMTQLDYNHYKVEHNPSGADPADIVIINTCGFIDRAKEESIETILEYAQMKGRGAISKLYVTGCLSQRYKDNLESEIKEVDAFFGTMEMPALLAKLNADYIHELVGERLTTTPSHFAYLKISEGCNRTCSFCAIPLMRGKHISIPIDQIILQARNLARHGVKEIILIAQELTYYGLDIYKERSLSKLLNLLCEVEGIEWIRLHYAYPSKFPLDVIHTMKSQEKICNYLDLPLQHASDRILASMKRQITREETRRLIGDIRDILPGISLRTTMLVGFPGESESDFNDLCNFVEEQRFDRLGVFQYSHEEDTSAYLMKDDVPVNLKEERAASLMAIQEGISLELNEEKIGKVYKVLIDHKETDYYVGRTEADSPEVDNEVHISVKDYCRIGDFAKVRITEADHFDLIGELVP, from the coding sequence TTGAAGACAAGAACTTATAAAAAAGAGAAGGTTCAGCTGATTACACTTGGGTGCTCAAAGAACCTGGTGGATTCAGAGAATCTAATGACCCAATTGGATTATAATCATTACAAAGTAGAGCACAATCCTTCAGGGGCCGATCCAGCTGATATTGTAATTATTAATACCTGTGGGTTCATCGATCGTGCAAAAGAAGAATCTATTGAAACAATTTTGGAGTATGCCCAAATGAAGGGGCGTGGAGCAATTTCTAAATTATATGTAACTGGTTGCCTCTCACAACGATACAAAGACAATCTAGAGTCAGAGATAAAAGAAGTTGACGCTTTTTTTGGCACCATGGAAATGCCTGCATTACTGGCTAAACTGAATGCAGATTATATACATGAATTAGTTGGTGAAAGATTGACAACCACACCTTCACATTTTGCTTATTTAAAAATTTCAGAAGGATGCAACAGAACCTGCTCATTTTGTGCGATTCCGTTGATGCGTGGGAAGCACATCTCAATTCCTATTGACCAAATTATACTGCAAGCTCGAAATTTGGCAAGACATGGGGTGAAAGAAATAATTTTAATTGCCCAAGAATTGACTTATTACGGACTTGACATTTATAAAGAAAGAAGTTTGAGTAAATTACTCAACTTACTTTGCGAGGTGGAAGGCATAGAATGGATTCGACTGCATTATGCATACCCTTCTAAATTTCCACTTGATGTAATACACACTATGAAATCACAGGAGAAAATTTGTAATTACCTGGATTTACCTTTGCAACATGCATCTGACCGCATTTTAGCTTCCATGAAAAGGCAAATTACAAGAGAGGAGACTCGGAGGTTAATAGGTGACATTCGGGACATTTTGCCTGGAATTAGCTTGAGGACCACCATGCTTGTTGGTTTTCCCGGTGAATCCGAAAGTGACTTTAATGATTTATGTAATTTTGTAGAAGAGCAAAGGTTTGACCGATTGGGTGTATTTCAATACTCTCATGAAGAGGATACTTCAGCTTATTTAATGAAGGATGATGTGCCGGTTAATTTAAAAGAAGAGAGGGCTGCCTCGCTGATGGCCATTCAAGAAGGGATTTCCCTAGAGCTAAATGAAGAAAAGATTGGAAAAGTTTATAAAGTGCTTATTGATCATAAGGAAACTGATTATTATGTAGGACGAACGGAGGCGGACAGTCCGGAAGTTGACAATGAAGTCCACATTTCTGTAAAAGATTATTGCAGGATAGGAGATTTTGCGAAGGTTAGAATTACTGAAGCCGATCATTTTGATTTAATCGGTGAATTAGTCCCATAA
- the msrB gene encoding peptide-methionine (R)-S-oxide reductase MsrB, translating to MSNKWIYIFSTFLTCGSISCQPKSVQNSTKPQAIVEQVNNDTIIIIPEQVLPIQKSEEEWKKSLPEMAHFVLREKGTERSFTGKYWDHHDHGVYVCSGCRLPLFNSDTKFNSGTGWPSFYQPIRSYLITENRDQSHGMVRVEVVCSKCNGHLGHVFDDGPAPTGLRYCINSVSLDFVPSKKLPK from the coding sequence ATGAGCAATAAATGGATCTATATTTTCTCTACTTTTTTGACTTGTGGCAGCATTTCATGTCAGCCAAAATCTGTGCAAAATTCAACTAAGCCTCAAGCAATTGTTGAACAGGTTAATAATGATACCATTATCATTATTCCGGAACAAGTTTTACCCATTCAGAAGAGTGAAGAAGAATGGAAAAAGTCACTTCCAGAAATGGCTCACTTCGTGTTGAGGGAAAAAGGAACAGAGAGGTCTTTTACAGGAAAATATTGGGATCACCATGATCATGGCGTATATGTTTGTTCCGGGTGTCGACTCCCATTGTTTAATTCAGATACCAAGTTTAACTCCGGAACAGGTTGGCCAAGTTTTTATCAGCCGATTAGGTCATATCTAATAACTGAAAACAGGGATCAATCTCATGGGATGGTTAGGGTAGAAGTGGTATGCAGTAAATGCAATGGGCATTTGGGCCATGTTTTTGATGATGGACCTGCACCTACAGGTTTGCGATACTGCATCAATTCTGTTTCTCTTGATTTTGTTCCGTCGAAAAAACTTCCCAAATAA
- a CDS encoding class I SAM-dependent methyltransferase has product MMDNYNHSFHTWDKLAEEYENKFMDLDLYNDTYDLFCQKIGVPQAKILEIACGPGNISKYLFGKREDFIIDGFDVSPNMIQLAKKNIPTGHFWLLDCRELHLLKKIYDGIICGFCLPYLSKEDVEKLIKDCSNLLSHNGLLYISTIEGDYNNSNYEFSSSGQEFMYVYQHQADYLSKYFITNGFSNPTLIRKYYPKSNGIKDTHLIMIAQKK; this is encoded by the coding sequence ATGATGGATAATTACAATCACTCCTTTCACACCTGGGACAAATTAGCTGAAGAGTATGAGAATAAATTCATGGATTTAGACCTATACAATGACACCTACGATCTATTTTGCCAGAAGATCGGGGTGCCTCAAGCTAAGATTTTGGAGATAGCTTGTGGTCCCGGTAATATTTCAAAATACCTGTTTGGAAAAAGAGAAGATTTTATCATTGACGGATTTGATGTCTCCCCAAATATGATTCAGCTGGCTAAAAAAAATATACCTACCGGACATTTTTGGTTATTGGATTGCCGAGAGCTTCACTTATTGAAAAAGATATACGATGGGATTATTTGTGGATTTTGTTTACCCTATTTGTCAAAAGAGGATGTGGAAAAATTAATTAAAGATTGCTCAAACTTGCTTTCTCATAACGGACTTTTGTATATAAGCACCATCGAGGGTGATTATAATAATTCCAATTATGAATTCAGTAGCAGTGGCCAGGAATTTATGTATGTCTACCAACACCAAGCAGATTACCTGTCCAAATATTTTATAACCAATGGATTTAGCAACCCAACCCTAATACGCAAATATTATCCAAAATCAAATGGCATCAAAGACACTCATTTAATAATGATTGCTCAAAAAAAATAA
- a CDS encoding class I SAM-dependent RNA methyltransferase, which yields MSFNFNITATTLYGLEEVLAEELRSLGALDIEVLNRAVQYKGDLALMYKSNLMLRTAVKILRPISTFRAFNEDQLYHHVRKINWDNYFDTNMTFAIDGSTSGEIFTHSKYAALKSKDAIADQFRDKYGLRPSVDTENPDIRINVHISNEMVHVSLDSSGNILSKRNYRLNQTEASMNEVLAAGIILLSGWNKDSDFIDPMCGSGTLPIEAALIAHNIPPGKNRNFGFQTWLDFDKNLWDKIKADSEQNITTFKKKITAYEIDKKALSVAIINSERAGVKEFIDFKQMDFFESSYEGEKGHVVINPPYGERIEVDEIVDFYKSMGTRLKHFYPGCNAWVISSNFEALKHFGLRPTRKIKLFNGPLECRLHKFELYKGSKRDNYL from the coding sequence TTGTCTTTTAATTTCAACATTACCGCCACTACTTTATATGGATTGGAAGAAGTACTTGCGGAAGAATTGCGTAGTCTAGGTGCGCTGGATATTGAAGTGTTAAATCGTGCTGTTCAATATAAGGGAGATCTTGCTTTGATGTACAAAAGCAATCTTATGTTGCGCACCGCAGTTAAAATCCTAAGACCTATTAGCACTTTCCGGGCTTTTAATGAAGATCAGCTTTACCACCATGTAAGGAAAATAAATTGGGACAATTATTTTGACACCAATATGACTTTTGCGATAGATGGCAGCACCAGTGGCGAAATCTTCACACATTCCAAATATGCAGCTTTAAAGTCAAAAGATGCCATTGCTGATCAGTTTAGGGATAAGTATGGATTAAGGCCATCTGTCGATACAGAGAATCCTGATATTCGCATCAACGTGCATATTTCAAATGAAATGGTGCATGTCTCGCTGGACAGTTCAGGAAATATTCTATCCAAGAGAAACTATCGTCTGAATCAGACTGAGGCCTCCATGAATGAAGTTCTGGCTGCAGGAATCATACTACTGTCAGGATGGAATAAAGATTCAGACTTTATTGATCCGATGTGTGGTTCCGGGACACTACCAATCGAAGCTGCATTAATTGCGCATAACATTCCTCCGGGTAAAAACAGGAACTTCGGATTTCAAACATGGCTGGACTTTGATAAAAATCTTTGGGATAAAATAAAGGCAGATTCAGAGCAAAATATTACAACTTTTAAAAAGAAGATCACTGCTTACGAAATTGATAAAAAAGCACTCAGTGTTGCCATTATCAATTCGGAACGGGCGGGTGTAAAAGAATTTATTGACTTTAAACAAATGGATTTTTTTGAATCAAGTTATGAAGGAGAGAAAGGGCATGTTGTGATCAATCCCCCATACGGCGAACGGATTGAAGTGGATGAGATTGTGGACTTTTATAAAAGTATGGGCACCCGATTGAAACACTTTTACCCAGGTTGCAACGCATGGGTGATAAGTTCAAATTTTGAAGCACTTAAGCATTTTGGGTTAAGACCTACACGTAAAATAAAATTATTCAATGGCCCCCTGGAATGCCGGTTGCATAAATTTGAATTGTATAAGGGCAGCAAAAGAGATAATTATTTATAG
- a CDS encoding amidohydrolase: MKITFILILFTSLQLLIAQKLSIQEIIQQKADKLESKVIQWRRDFHEHPELANREFRTAAIVAKHLESLGLQVKTGVAVTGVVGILKGGKPGPVVALRADMDALPVAERNDLPFASKIKTNYNGHETEVMHACGHDAHVAILMGVAEILSGMKKELKGTVKFIFQPAEEGAPVGEEFGAELMIKEGVLENPKVDVIFGLHMKADLEVGKVSCRPEGTMAAASDFKITVTGKPSHGSAPWQSVDPVVVAAQIINNLQTIVSRNVKLIDNPAVVTVGTIHGGNRFNIISEQVEMMGTVRTLSDEDEIFVNKRIRQIAEKTAESAGAKAEVALPYSVHYPVTYNDIALTEAMRPSLEKAAGKENVVLRPATTGAEDFSFFAQKVPGLYFFVGGLPKGKDPKTSGPHHTPDFYIDESSFKTGIKSFCNLVIDYMEMNK; the protein is encoded by the coding sequence ATGAAAATAACGTTTATTCTTATTTTATTTACCAGTCTACAACTTCTAATTGCTCAAAAATTAAGCATTCAGGAAATCATTCAACAAAAGGCAGATAAATTAGAATCCAAAGTAATCCAATGGAGACGTGACTTTCATGAGCATCCAGAGCTGGCTAATAGGGAATTCAGAACAGCTGCTATTGTTGCAAAACACTTGGAATCACTAGGCCTTCAGGTTAAAACTGGAGTAGCGGTTACAGGTGTTGTGGGTATACTCAAGGGTGGAAAACCTGGTCCGGTGGTGGCGTTGAGAGCTGACATGGATGCATTGCCTGTTGCTGAGAGAAATGACCTTCCGTTTGCTTCCAAAATTAAAACAAACTACAACGGTCATGAAACTGAGGTTATGCATGCGTGTGGGCATGACGCTCATGTTGCCATCTTGATGGGTGTAGCCGAAATTTTAAGTGGAATGAAGAAGGAACTGAAGGGTACTGTTAAATTTATTTTTCAGCCTGCAGAAGAAGGTGCACCGGTCGGAGAGGAATTTGGAGCTGAATTGATGATTAAGGAAGGCGTATTGGAAAATCCTAAAGTAGATGTGATCTTTGGTTTGCATATGAAGGCTGATTTGGAGGTTGGCAAAGTTTCCTGTCGACCTGAAGGAACCATGGCAGCTGCCTCCGATTTTAAGATAACTGTAACTGGAAAACCATCACATGGTTCTGCGCCTTGGCAATCAGTTGATCCAGTTGTTGTAGCCGCGCAAATCATCAACAATCTACAGACCATAGTAAGCAGAAATGTTAAACTTATAGACAATCCAGCAGTAGTAACTGTAGGGACTATACATGGTGGAAATCGTTTTAATATAATATCTGAACAAGTAGAAATGATGGGTACTGTAAGGACTTTAAGTGATGAAGATGAAATTTTTGTCAACAAGCGCATCCGTCAAATTGCAGAAAAAACTGCTGAATCTGCCGGGGCCAAAGCAGAAGTAGCACTACCCTATTCCGTACATTATCCTGTCACCTACAATGATATTGCGCTTACCGAAGCAATGCGCCCTTCATTAGAAAAAGCAGCAGGAAAAGAAAATGTTGTATTGAGACCTGCTACCACAGGAGCAGAAGACTTTTCATTTTTTGCACAAAAGGTTCCCGGTTTGTATTTTTTTGTTGGAGGCCTTCCTAAAGGTAAAGATCCAAAAACCTCAGGTCCTCATCATACGCCTGATTTTTATATAGATGAAAGTTCATTCAAAACGGGAATAAAGTCTTTTTGTAATTTGGTCATTGATTACATGGAGATGAATAAATGA